In Danaus plexippus chromosome 17, MEX_DaPlex, whole genome shotgun sequence, one DNA window encodes the following:
- the LOC116771396 gene encoding zinc finger-containing ubiquitin peptidase 1-like gives MSSSPFPYTCELCGAEGLTDEGMRSHTLEAHVAGRPDCPFCDCTVPQPQLVGHVQRAHLHYLTPERELMAFIDDQSPSFEEDSKMTTTDSCSYNTPGSMNGWHSPEAASYHNGAISKNYYNGFQDKDNYREKDDDKYSRSPKNINLTNGMKSMNINNTAKKKCSRENSIDRDYINGHDKKAAHTNSNHNSNDSSPNKNKLTMASAGQGSPLRSQLALKLKSNTPKKNAPTPSPTVQCLLCDFKSTCPRKLEEHINRAHFDLTSPSVLGNANDNSNITNNATLSLSNATITLDNPTLALSAMSMSPGPHSSSYQCPICEVEFSNGSEVEVHVNVEHRDILSPQKSDQADNALCDDVVMMEESPVSNCPVCCQPLPLSQHELIQHIEEHFERGEDGTDSVTAAEREAQKNREEQEFQLLKAQYGMEEDEEGYTSRAASSLKRAVYSGALSVAGYYERSVGLKKASAQGVDAGCSKTNGILERIAQLNAQNPSIVKTYLCSAVDHYASTYGDRGWGCGYRNMQMLLSSLSRHGPYSARLTEGLGGAEGAGSAGCVGGAGCVPSIPSLQLLVERAWQLGFDTQGSEQLGCKLHNTRKWIGACEVVTVLSSLRIRCQLIDFHKPTAADGSHPALFDYVLRYFTHDPNAFKPPLYLQHQGHSRTIIGYEKHKDGKATLLVLDPSHSPAQVRQVSVGSWSSAASALRLLRRGAPALRARQYQLLCVDGLITTDQEYQASKVLQSVRVP, from the exons ATGTCGAGCAGCCCTTTCCCATACACGTGTGAGTTATGCGGGGCTGAAGGCCTCACAGACGAGGGTATGCGGTCGCATACTCTGGAGGCCCACGTGGCCGGAAGACCAGACTGCCCCTTCTGTGACTGCACCGTCCCGCAGCCACAGCTCGTAGGACATGTACAACGAGCACACCTACATTACCTGACGCCGGAAAGAGAACTCATGGCGTTCATTGATGATCAGAGCCCAAG tttcgAAGAAGATTCCAAAATGACGACAACAGATAGCTGCAGTTACAACACGCCGGGCTCTATGAACGGTTGGCACAGCCCCGAGGCGGCGTCCTACCACAACGGCGCCATTTCAAAAAACTACTACAACGGCTTCCAAGACAAAGATAATTATAGAGAAAAAGATGACGATAAATACTCTCGCTCGcccaaaaatataaacctaACCAACGGCATGAAAAGCATGAACATTAATAATACAGCGAAAAAGAAATGCAGCAGAGAGAACTCCATCGACCGCGATTACATTAATGGACACGATAAAAAAG CTGCACATACTAACTCAAACCATAACAGTAACGATAGCTcaccaaacaaaaataaa ctAACAATGGCAAGTGCAGGTCAAGGGTCGCCTCTCAGGTCACAACTGGCACTTAAACTGAAGTCCAATACACCTAAAAAGAATGCGCCAACGCCTAGCCCAACAGTGcag tgtCTTCTATGTGACTTTAAGTCGACATGTCCAAGAAAACTCGAAGAGCATATAAACCGGGCtcattttgatttaacttCTCCCTCAGTGTTGGGAAATGCCAATGATAACTCCAATATTACTAACAACGCCACACTAAGTCTTAGTAACGCCACCATAACCCTGGATAATCCAACCCTGGCGTTAAGTGCTATGTCAATGTCACCAGGACCGCATTCCTCGAGCTACCAATGTCCTATATGCGAAGTCGAATTTTCCAATGGGTCGGAAGTCGAGGTTCACGTCAATGTTGAGCACAGGGATATCTTAAGCCCACAGAAATCT gatCAAGCAGACAATGCCTTGTGTGATGATGTAGTTATGATGGAAGAGAGTCCTGTCAGTAACTGTCCTGTCTGCTGTCAACCATTGCCACTGTCACAACATGAGTTG ATTCAGCACATAGAAGAACATTTCGAGAGAGGTGAAGATGGAACGGATTCAGTGACGGCTGCTGAAAGAGAAGCTCAGAAAAACAGAGAGGAACAGGAGTTTCAACTGTTAAAA GCTCAATATGGTATGGAGGAAGACGAGGAAGGTTATACCAGCCGGGCTGCCAGCAGTCTTAAGAGGGCCGTGTACAGTGGAGCCCTATCCGTGGCAGGGTACTATGAGCGTAGTGTTGGACTTAAGAAGGCCTCCGCTCAGGGCGTAGACGCCGGTTGCTCTAAGACTAATG GTATATTAGAGAGGATAGCACAATTGAACGCTCAGAACCCGAGCATTGTTAAGACATATCTATGTAGTGCCGTGGACCACTACGCTAGCACCTACGGAGACAGAGGCTGGGGCTGCGGTTACAG GAACATGCAAATGTTACTATCTTCTCTATCCCGCCACGGGCCGTACTCAGCTCGACTGACAGAGGGTTTAGGGGGCGCGGAGGGTGCAGGGAGTGCAGGGTGCGTGGGGGGTGCAGGCTGCGTACCATCTATACCCAGCCTTCAACTGCTCGTGGAAAGAGCATGGCAGTTGGGATTTGATACCCAG GGGTCAGAACAGCTCGGCTGCAAACTTCATAACACAAGGAAATGGATCGGAGCCTGCGAGGTGGTCACCGTACTATCATCACTGAGAATACG CTGTCAGTTGATAGACTTCCATAAACCGACGGCGGCTGACGGCTCCCATCCTGCACTCTTCGACTATGTCCTGAGATACTTCACACACGATCCAAACGCTTTCAAACCGCCGTTATACCTTCAACATCAAG gtcACTCCAGAACAATCATTGGCTACGAAAAACACAAGGACGGTAAGGCGACACTGCTAGTTTTGGACCCGTCGCATTCCCCGGCACAG GTGCGACAGGTGTCTGTGGGGTCGTGGTCGTCAGCGGCGAGCGCGCTCCGCCTGCTGAGACGAGGAGCCCCTGCGCTGCGAGCGAGGCAATACCAGCTGCTGTGTGTGGACGGACTCATTACCACCGACCAGGAGTACCAG GCCAGCAAAGTCCTCCAGTCTGTCCGCGTTCCCTAG